Part of the Robbsia sp. KACC 23696 genome, TCTTGCTGGGAGGGGCGTCTAGTATGAGCGTGGCGGCAGGCGAGAGTGCCGGGCATGCCTATGCACCCCATTTGCGGCCGGTCAGCCGCATCGCCGAGACGATGATCGCCATTCCGTCGAATGGGGCGGCGGCGGAGCAGGATAAGCCGGACGGCGCGGCGATGCTACCGGTGTATCTTTCCCGGGATTGGACGAAGCCTCAGCCGGATGTCGTCAGGGCGATCATCGTGATTCATGGCAAGCTACGCAATGCCGATCGGTATTTCGAGACGGCACAGACGGCCGAGCGTGAAGCGGCCAAAGGCGGCGCCAATGTCGCCGGGACGATTTTGATCGCGCCGCAGTTCCTGGCGACGATCGATTTCGGCATGCGGGCGCTGCCGGACAACGTGCTACGCTGGGATGCGAACGGTTGGATGGCGGGCGAGGCGGCCGTCGCGCCGCGCCCGATCAGCTCGTATAGTGCGCTCGATGCGATCATTGCACGCCTGGCGGATCGAACGCGATTCCCGGCGTTGCGCGAAGTGGTGATCGTCGGACATTCCGGCGGCGCGCAGGTCGTACAGCGGTATGCAATCGCGGCGCATGATCTGGGCGTGCTGGCGACGGAACATATCGATGTGCGTTACGTCGTGTCGAGCCCCTCGTCCTATGCGTATTTCAATAAGGAAAGGCCGACGGCGAATCATGGTTTCGGGCCATTCGAAGCGTCGGCTTGTCCTGGCTACGATGACTGGAAGTACGGCATGTCGCGTCGGCCTGCCTACCTTGCCGACCGTAGCGTGGCGCAATTGGAAGCGACCTATGCCTCCCGTCATGTGTTCTATCTGGTGGGCGGAAACGATGACGACCCCACACAGGCGGCACTGGACCGGAGTTGTTCCGCGGAGGCGCAGGGTAGCGAGCGTGTCGCCCGCGCGACCGCCTATTTCGCGTATATGCAAGCGCGGCATCCGCAGGGGCTGACGCAGAGTTTGCATATCGTCCCGGGCGTTGGGCATAACGGCGCCCGGATGTTGACGTCGGTCTGCGCGATCGATGCCATGTACGACACGGGGGAATGCCGATGAATCCAACTGACAATGCGGTGCCGGTGCTGCAGGCAAGCGCCGCGGCGGGGGAGACGTCCGTGCGCGCCGCGCCCCCGGCGCTCTCACCGGCCATGGTGCGGCGTGCGATCGTGGTGTCGGTGATCGGTAGCGGGCTTGAGTGGTTCGACTTTTTGATATACGGGTATTTCTCGGATATCATCGCGCAGGTGTTTTTTCCGTCGCGTAGCGGCTATCTGTCGATCATTCTGACGCTTGCGACGTTTGCGATCGGCTTTATCGTGCGGCCGATCGGCGGGGTCCTGCTGGGTGTCTACGCGGATCGTTACGGACGCACGCGGGCCTTGGCGTTGCTGACGATTTCAATGGCCGTCAGTACCTTGCTGATGGCGTTGACGCCGGGTTATGCGCAGATCGGCATTGCGGCACCGCTCTTGGTCGTGTTGGCGCGCTTGCTGCAAGGCCTGTCGGTCGGCGGCCAGTTTGCAACGGCATCGGCGATGCTGGTCGAATACGCGCCGCCCGGCAAAAAGATGTTCTACGGCAGTTTCAATATGACGGCGCAGTCGTTCGCGCTGCTGCTGTCGTCGGGCGCTGGTTATTGCCTGACGACGATGCTGACGCATGCGCAACTGCTTTCCTGGGGCTGGCGCCTGCCTTTTCTGTGCGGCGCGCTGGTCGGCCCGGTCGGCTTTTATATCAAGCATCGTGTCGCCGAGTCGCCGGAATTTCGCGCGATGCAGGGCCGGCGTAATGCGACAGTCGACGCCGACAGTAGCGGACGCGTGCGGCCCACGCGGGCGGCGCGCACGCCGATGCGGACGTTTTTTCGGGAGCATGGCCGCGGCGCGCTGTGCGCGATCGGTGTCATCGGCGTGGGTGCGGCGACGAATTATGTCTGGCATTCCTACATCGCGATCTATGTCGAACGCCAATTGCATCTGCCATTGCAGGTGGCATTGCGCGGTGCTTTCTTCTGCGGCGTCCTGAATCTTTTCCTCTTCCCCTTGTCCGGCAAGCTCGCGGACCGTTTCGGCGCCTACCGTCTGTTTTACCCGGTGATTTTGGTGTGGATGATCTGTGCCTATCCCTTGTTCGCCTATGTCGTGGCCGCGCCATCCCCGGAACGACTGTTCTTCGCTCAGATCGTCTCGACGGTATTCCTCGCCGCGATGTCGGGCGCCCACCCCGGGATGTTGGCGACGCTGTTCCCCGTATCCAGCCGTTCGTCGGGTGTCGCGGTCGCCTATAACGCCGCGGTCACGTTGTTCGGCGGCATGGCGCCGCTGACCGTTACTTGGCTGACGCGGCTGACCGGCAGCAGCCTGACCCCTGCGTATTATCTGATCGCCTGCGGTTTTATCTCGCTGGCTTTGGTCTATGGCACGCGACGTTCTTCGACCGAACCCCTGGCTCCCTGAGCGCGCTGCGCCCGTTTTCTTCAAAGGATGCTTTTTAACGATGACCTCCAAGATCGAGCGATCTGGCATGGCCGACGAGCGCGCCACCAACGAACGGCCTGTCACGGCTGTCGCGCCGACATTTCTATCACTCGACACTGTATCGGGACCGGCCCAGGTACCGCTTTACGCCAGCCGACCTTGGGACGAGGGCGCGCCGACGCTGCGCCGGGCCGTAGTGATGTTGCACGGCCGCCTGCGCAATGCCGACGCGTATTTCGAGATGGCAGAAAAGGCCCTTGCGGTTTTCACTGCACAGCAGACGGACAGGGAGGGGATGCAGGATGCGGTATTGCTGCTGGCACCGCAGTTTCTCGCCGATGCCGATGTGCAGACGCATGGATTGGATGCGCGTACGCTGCATTGGGAATGGACCGGATGGATGGGGGGCGACGAGGCCCGCGGGCCGATTGCGCTGAGCGCCTTCGCCGTCCTGGACGCGATCATCGAGAAACTCGCGGATCGGACGTTGTTTCCGGCGTTGACCGATGTCGTCGTGGCGGGCCATTCCGGCGGCGCGCAGGTCGTGCACCGCTATGCCGTACTGGGGCGCGGCGAAGCGGCGCTTGCCGCGCACGGTATCGCGACACGTTACGTCGTGGCGAACCCCTCGTCCTACGCGTATTTCGATAGCTTGCGTCCGGATGAGGCGGGCGGATTCGCGCCATTCGATCGCGCGCGCTGTCCCGATTTCAATGCGTGGAAGTACGGGCTGGAAGCACTGCCGGCTTACGCGAAGACGGA contains:
- a CDS encoding MFS transporter, with protein sequence MVRRAIVVSVIGSGLEWFDFLIYGYFSDIIAQVFFPSRSGYLSIILTLATFAIGFIVRPIGGVLLGVYADRYGRTRALALLTISMAVSTLLMALTPGYAQIGIAAPLLVVLARLLQGLSVGGQFATASAMLVEYAPPGKKMFYGSFNMTAQSFALLLSSGAGYCLTTMLTHAQLLSWGWRLPFLCGALVGPVGFYIKHRVAESPEFRAMQGRRNATVDADSSGRVRPTRAARTPMRTFFREHGRGALCAIGVIGVGAATNYVWHSYIAIYVERQLHLPLQVALRGAFFCGVLNLFLFPLSGKLADRFGAYRLFYPVILVWMICAYPLFAYVVAAPSPERLFFAQIVSTVFLAAMSGAHPGMLATLFPVSSRSSGVAVAYNAAVTLFGGMAPLTVTWLTRLTGSSLTPAYYLIACGFISLALVYGTRRSSTEPLAP
- a CDS encoding alpha/beta hydrolase; the encoded protein is MTSKIERSGMADERATNERPVTAVAPTFLSLDTVSGPAQVPLYASRPWDEGAPTLRRAVVMLHGRLRNADAYFEMAEKALAVFTAQQTDREGMQDAVLLLAPQFLADADVQTHGLDARTLHWEWTGWMGGDEARGPIALSAFAVLDAIIEKLADRTLFPALTDVVVAGHSGGAQVVHRYAVLGRGEAALAAHGIATRYVVANPSSYAYFDSLRPDEAGGFAPFDRARCPDFNAWKYGLEALPAYAKTDGVLPNAAVLEAAYARRDVVLLLGQEDNDPAHPALDRSAAAQAQGPHRLARGRAFTRYMQLRHADSATQATFEIPNAAHDADAVFCSPQGLAALFGTRNPHR
- a CDS encoding alpha/beta hydrolase is translated as MQWNKARLGGIALGVGLLLGGASSMSVAAGESAGHAYAPHLRPVSRIAETMIAIPSNGAAAEQDKPDGAAMLPVYLSRDWTKPQPDVVRAIIVIHGKLRNADRYFETAQTAEREAAKGGANVAGTILIAPQFLATIDFGMRALPDNVLRWDANGWMAGEAAVAPRPISSYSALDAIIARLADRTRFPALREVVIVGHSGGAQVVQRYAIAAHDLGVLATEHIDVRYVVSSPSSYAYFNKERPTANHGFGPFEASACPGYDDWKYGMSRRPAYLADRSVAQLEATYASRHVFYLVGGNDDDPTQAALDRSCSAEAQGSERVARATAYFAYMQARHPQGLTQSLHIVPGVGHNGARMLTSVCAIDAMYDTGECR